In Bacillota bacterium, the sequence AGGAACCGCTGATATCGGGGCGGTTCTCTTTGGAGAAGTGATGAATTACGATCCGACGCAACCGGAGTGGCCCAATCGAGATCGATTTGTTTTGTCCGCAGGACATGGCTCCATGTTCATTTATTCTTTCCTCCATCTGGCGGGCTATGATTTGCCCATGGAGGAGCTGAAGCGTTTTCGCCAGTTGGGGTCAAGGACTCCCGGCCACCCGGAATATGGCATTACTCCTGGGGTGGAGACAACCACCGGCCCCTTGGGTCAGGGAATCGGCAACGCCGTAGGAATGGCTTTGGCGGAAAGGATTTTAGCCCATCGGTATAATCGTCCGGGGTATGAAATTGTCGATCATTACACCTATGCCCTGTGCGGCGACGGTGACTTGATGGAGGGCGTTGCTCAAGAGGCTTCGTCTCTAGCGGGACATCTGGGCCTGGGTAAGCTGATAGTCCTCTATGACTCTAACCAAATCTCCATCGAAGGCGGCACCGATTTGGCCTTCGGTGAAGATGTGGGGATGAGGTATGAAGCCTATGGTTGGCATGTACAAAGGATCAACGGCCATGACTTTACGGAGATTCGTGAGGCCATTGAGGCAGCTCAGGCGGAAAAGGAACGCCCCAGCTTGATTATTGCCCGGACCAGAATCGGATACGGCAGCCCCAAGGAAAATAGTGAAGAGTCCCACGGTGCTCCTTTGGGCCCGGAGGGTGTCAAGGCTCTGAAGGAAAAGCTGGGACTACCTCAAGAGGAATTCTACGTTCCCCAAGAGGTCTACGATTATTTTGCTCAGGTGCGGGAGAAACAGATCAATCGCCGGCAGGAATGGGAAAGCCTCTTTGCCCAATGGTCCCAGGAGTTCCCTGAGCTGCGACAGCAGTGGGACGCCGCCCAGAACTGGGCTCTGCCCGAGGATATTGCTGAGGTGCTGCCGCGGTTTGAAGTGGGCCAGAGTATCGCCACCCGGTCTGCCAGCGGTGAGGTACTTCAGAAGCTGGCCGATGCCCTACCTTACCTAGTAGGAGGTTCCGCGGACTTGGCCCCCTCCACCAAGACTTACCTCGAGGGGAAGGGCTCCGTTGCTCCTGGTGATTTTTCCGGGAGAAACCTGCACTTTGGAGTTAGGGAACATGGGATGGGTGCTATCCTCAATGGAATGAGTCTGTACGGGGGATTGCGGGTCTTTGGCGCCACCTTCCTGGTCTTCTCCGATTACATGCGGCCAGCCATTAGACTGTCGGGCTTGATGAACCAACCGGTAGTCTATGTTCTGACCCATGATTCCATCTGGCTGGGCGAGGACGGACCGACCCATCAGGCCATCGAGCACACAGAATCCCTGCGGATTATCCCCAATGTGACGGTATTTCGACCTGCCGATGCCCAGGAGACCAGGGCAGCCTGGCTGGCCAGCCTGCGCAGCACCAAGGGTCCATCGGTATTGGCTCTAACTCGCCAGAACGTCCCGGTATTTCCCAAACCCGAGGGTGAGGATATCGATGAGTTGGTGGCCAAGGGCGGATATATCGCCAAGGAAGCCGAGGGTGACCCTGCGCTCGTAGTGGTGGCCACGGGTAGTGAAGTGACACTGACCCTAGAGGGACTAGCCTCTTTGCCGGATCAGGGCAAGTCCGTTCGGGTGGTATCGATGCCCTGTCGGGAGTTGTTCCTGGCGCAGCCCCAAGAGTATCAAGACGCGGTGTTGGGAAGTGCCCCGCGTTTGATGGTGGAAGCAGGAGTGGGTTCGGGCTGGGCTCAATTGGCCCGTCCCGGTGATAGGATTCTCTCCATCGATCGCTTTGGCGAAAGCGGCCCTGCTGAAGAGGTGGCTGCGGCCTTTGGAATTGACGCCAAGGGTATCGCCGCTAAGGTGAAGGAGTGTCTCCAGGCCTAAGGGATCTCAGAGGGAAAACCAATAGTCCAAGGATGAAAGAAAAGGGCACCGCAACAGCGGTGCCCTTTGGCATATTTGTTACTCAAAGGTAATCCAGGGAAGCAGTGGTCCCCAATCGAAGTCTCGGCCCAAAATGGCCTCCAATTCCGCGGGACCGGCGATGGGCTGGGCCAAAAATACCTGGGTAGCCCGCTTCCGGCCCATTCCCGGCAGGGCCTCGAGTTGCGCCACACTGGCCCGATTGATGTTGAAGGGGGTAGGTAATGCGGTGATGGAGCGATATCCGTGATCAATTACCCGCACCGTGAGGATCTCCCCCAGGGCATATTCTCCGGGAACTCCTACCAAGATGGGATAGCTGCCCAGTTGTCGACCGAAGCTGACCTTGCCCCGAACTTCCTCAATAATGACGCCCTCCAGGACTGTGCCCCAGGGAAATACCCGTTGGAGCATCGGGCGGTTAATCTCCTTGTTGATTTTGTCCTTGTAGGCTTGAAAGCGATGTTGGGGAACCTTGCTCCCCCGGTAGTTGCCATGGGGCAACACCTGGCGAATGTTAATACGTCGGACCATCAGGCCGGAATCCAGCAGTCGCAGGAGCCACTGGTAATTGAGCTCCATCGTTTCCTTGGTCTCCCCCAGCAGTCCGTGAATCAGATTAATCCCCGGTAGTAGTTTGGGGATGCCTCCTTCTCGCCATCCTCCAAATTCATTCATTAATCGCACTGCCTCGAAGGTTTCCTCCGGTGAGGTTTCTACCAAATTAGCCGCCAGAACCTTGGGATCCGCGGATTCCAAGCCAAAGGCAGCTACGTCTCCAGCGGTGTTGTAGGCGGCGATGGTGGAGATGGCCTTAGCCGCTACATCGGGTTGCCGCATCAGCGTTGCTGGGTTGGCATTGTCCATGTGCAACAGCTTCAGTTCGGGAGCAGCTTCTCGCACCCCTTGATACAACTCCTCGATAGCACTGGCATTGATCAAGAGTTCCTTGCCCCTGCGATGGGCGTTATACAAGAACAGATCCGTTTGGCATCCTAGTCGGAAGTAGCGGTTGCCCAAGCGGTAGAGCTCCGCTACCTCGGCTACAATATCGGTAACGGGACGGGTGTAGTGAACTCTTTTCCTGGCTTCAGTACAAAAGGCACAGTTATGGGCCCGGGGACATCCCCGATAGGTTTCCAGTTCACAAACCACATAGGGGTAGTTAGGGTGTTTGGTGGTTAAGGCAGCACCCAGCACTGCCCAGCGATTAATGGCGGAAGCCCACTGGTTCCCATCGGTGTCTATAGGGACACTGCCGCCGGTAAAGTGGGCGAAAATCGAGGTCGCGGCAATTTCGTCACACACTATGTCCGCTGAAGGCAGATCTTCGCCGGTAAGCACTATGGGTCCACCTAAGATCAGTGGGCCTGAGGTGGTCAGCTCCCTAATCTGGCCTATCTCCCGGGAAGAAATTGGTCTGCCCCCCAGATAACGCCCCGGTACCGTGGCCCCAGCGATAATGATTACTTCATCCATCCTCCCGAGAATCTCCGCGGCCAGCTCCCAGTTGCTTCGTACCTGGTCGATGGTTCGGTAGAGAATCTGGTCCGGTGTCAATCCGGCATCCAGCAGGGCCCCGTAGACGTAGCGGATTTGTGGTGAAATATATGGCGGTACTCCCAAGCATGAGGGCTCATCAAGATAGCCATCGATGAGAGCAACCTGTCTTAGATTCGAATTTAGCATCGGTAAATCCACCTTTAAGTAGGGTGATCAATCCTATCCCTACCCCAGTGTCGACAGGTTCATTCTGTCGTCGATCCCTTCTTGATGGGCTACTGCAGTTCCTGCCAAGGCTGAAGGACCAGTTTCCAGGAAAAAATAGAAAGCCAGAGAAGATAGATACAGAGTAAACAGAATTGTATCGGGAAGTGAGGAGATTATCTCAGTTCAAAGTTTCCTTAACTGAATGCAGTTCCTCCTTGGAAACCGCAGATAGCTTGAGTTGTAGTCGAGGTAGCCAATTAAACCAACTTTGTGGGAGGAGATAACGTTGACCAGACCGAGGATTGGCATTGTTGGATTGGGGAGTATGGGAGAAAAGCATGTCAAGACCTGTGTCGAGGACCGCACCGATATAGATGTCCTGGGATGTACCGTGGGTCGACGACGGATGGAATATATGATGACTAAATGGGGGATTCCCGTTGTCCTCGATT encodes:
- the tkt gene encoding transketolase; its protein translation is MLKTIANTVRGLSADGVERANSGHPGMPLGTADIGAVLFGEVMNYDPTQPEWPNRDRFVLSAGHGSMFIYSFLHLAGYDLPMEELKRFRQLGSRTPGHPEYGITPGVETTTGPLGQGIGNAVGMALAERILAHRYNRPGYEIVDHYTYALCGDGDLMEGVAQEASSLAGHLGLGKLIVLYDSNQISIEGGTDLAFGEDVGMRYEAYGWHVQRINGHDFTEIREAIEAAQAEKERPSLIIARTRIGYGSPKENSEESHGAPLGPEGVKALKEKLGLPQEEFYVPQEVYDYFAQVREKQINRRQEWESLFAQWSQEFPELRQQWDAAQNWALPEDIAEVLPRFEVGQSIATRSASGEVLQKLADALPYLVGGSADLAPSTKTYLEGKGSVAPGDFSGRNLHFGVREHGMGAILNGMSLYGGLRVFGATFLVFSDYMRPAIRLSGLMNQPVVYVLTHDSIWLGEDGPTHQAIEHTESLRIIPNVTVFRPADAQETRAAWLASLRSTKGPSVLALTRQNVPVFPKPEGEDIDELVAKGGYIAKEAEGDPALVVVATGSEVTLTLEGLASLPDQGKSVRVVSMPCRELFLAQPQEYQDAVLGSAPRLMVEAGVGSGWAQLARPGDRILSIDRFGESGPAEEVAAAFGIDAKGIAAKVKECLQA
- a CDS encoding radical SAM protein — encoded protein: MLNSNLRQVALIDGYLDEPSCLGVPPYISPQIRYVYGALLDAGLTPDQILYRTIDQVRSNWELAAEILGRMDEVIIIAGATVPGRYLGGRPISSREIGQIRELTTSGPLILGGPIVLTGEDLPSADIVCDEIAATSIFAHFTGGSVPIDTDGNQWASAINRWAVLGAALTTKHPNYPYVVCELETYRGCPRAHNCAFCTEARKRVHYTRPVTDIVAEVAELYRLGNRYFRLGCQTDLFLYNAHRRGKELLINASAIEELYQGVREAAPELKLLHMDNANPATLMRQPDVAAKAISTIAAYNTAGDVAAFGLESADPKVLAANLVETSPEETFEAVRLMNEFGGWREGGIPKLLPGINLIHGLLGETKETMELNYQWLLRLLDSGLMVRRINIRQVLPHGNYRGSKVPQHRFQAYKDKINKEINRPMLQRVFPWGTVLEGVIIEEVRGKVSFGRQLGSYPILVGVPGEYALGEILTVRVIDHGYRSITALPTPFNINRASVAQLEALPGMGRKRATQVFLAQPIAGPAELEAILGRDFDWGPLLPWITFE